Within the Passer domesticus isolate bPasDom1 unplaced genomic scaffold, bPasDom1.hap1 HAP1_SCAFFOLD_367, whole genome shotgun sequence genome, the region GTTGCTACTTTAACAGTGCTCAGAGAAAAAATGGTGTTGGCCTCATTTGGATTGTCATCTTTCTGTGCACTCTCAGTGGGTCCTCTGGGAATATCAGGAGTTGTCTGGGGCCTGATCCTTGTCCAGGACACCTGAGTAATTTTCTGCCAGACTTGTCTCCAGTATCTCGTCAGCAGAGTTCCCAGAACTGCACATCTTTGCTGTCTGTTCCTGACTCTTTGCTGACTTTCTGGGACCACACAGATCTTTGCATTATTCCATGCAGGCATGTTTGTGTACAAGTGCATCATTCTGTGCTTGGGTGACACTGCTGAGGGCATGTGCAGgtcagagcagcaggactgtTCGCTGGAGTTTTCGTGATGTCAGAGAGAGCGATGTTTCCTTTGACATCAGGAATGGCACTTTGTGTGGGGTCTACAGCTGAATGGTTATGGCTTCAAGCTGGCCATGAGATCTAGCACTGAAATCAGCCTCTGCCTCCTGCACTCTTCATTTCTGATTTATGGAGAGGAAGAAACAGCAAGGCAGCCAGGCCGTTTCTGCAGGGTGTTATCGTTCAGTGGATCTCcttctggtggaacgttgctgGTGAGCAGGGTGGGACACAGGCTCCTCCTGTCCAGGCCAATGCCAGCTGCGTTTCTACATCTCAGCAGGCTGGTGCTGACTGAGCAGGACGGAGCAGAACCCATATTCAGGTGTTGCTCTGCTGTGAGATGTAACCACATAGCACAGCTGAGTGCTGTTCTCTCCCCTTTAGCAGATGTTGAGGGTTAGAATctttctgtttgggtttttttttctccaggcaTTTTGTCCCTTGATTTGGGAGGAAACACTAATGCCTGGGGTActtaagagagagaaaagaagtggCCAAGTTCAGGGAAAGAAGGCATTGGGCTGCACTTGTTTTATCAAAGTGTTTCTCATGGAGGCCCAAGATGCCGAGATTTTTGGACTGAGAAAATGTCTTTGAGTGCAGCCCCTAGCTGTCTTTCTCTCTCAGCTTTCAGAGTGGAGAGAGATGGCAGCGCTGTGGGGAGAATTCATCACCACGGTGGGGTTtggtctcctgctgcctttcttCTACTGAGAGTGGAGTTCTGCCCAGAAGAGCCACCTTTGCACAGGGACCTTGTTAACACTCTGCCTCTCTAAAAGAGGGGCTTCTCACCACCACCTTGCCTTTATGAGCACTGCTTGGAGCCGGGCTGCCACTGCTGggcccctgctgcttctttggcactgctctgggtttTGCTCCATTGAGCGCCCTGCCTGCAGAGACATCCCGCAGTTCCAGCTTCAGCTGCAGAGCATCTGATACATCTCATCCACCACCCCGCGATTTGCACTCGTTCCAGCTGTTCCATCTTGCTGCTGCCAAGAGTCCAGCTGTGGCAGTGGGATCAACGGCCCCCCGGGCTTCTCAAAGCAAAGCCTTTCTTCCATCCCTTCCTGTCACGGAGAAGCCGCCATTCCGGCATGAGCCCTGAGCTGGTGCCACAGCGCCCTCTGCAGCCTTGGGGGAAACTTGGCacgtgccctgcccagccgggaGCCAACAGCGCCCCTGCTGGCCGTGACCGGAGCTGCGGTCCCGTCTGCCCTAggtgtctgggcagcagatgggCCCTGCCGAGTGCTGAGGGACTCGGGGAGGTTTGGATCTCATCTCCTTCTTTTCAGGAGTGCTGGCCACAGACCTCAGGCCAGGTAATGAAGTTGTGATAGGAAGAGCTGAGTTgtgggctgtccccagctgttgTTTCCATCCGCACTCCTTTGGAGCGCAAGTCTCCATGATGGCCTTTGTCTGCCACATAGCCAGGGATGTTCTTCATCAGCTCCAAGGGAAAAGGGCACAAAATAAATCTGCTACAACGCACCCAGAACATTGCTTTCTTTGCGTTTTCCTGAACAAAGTGGAGGGGTTGCCCCAGTACAATAGACAACTCAGAGGCCACGGCTTGAATGCAACATAATTTAATAAgtttaaagaagaaaaggagctGGCTGACagagagcaccaggagcagccgcttTGATGGAGCTCCCATGTGCTTTCTTTGCGCTGCTttgcagaggaaggaaggacGGCATGTCCACACTAGAGTGTCTGGGTAGAGAGGGacagaagaggagaggagagtaGAACAAGGAAGCCATGGTCCAAAGCTCTAAATACAATTGTCAGAAGCTCTATCTCCTGCCCAAAGGCATGGTTGGAAGTCTTGGGCGTTGTTGCCGGAAGACATGGCCAGCAGCTTTAGCAGGGACGGCATCTGCTGCCACCAAAGCAGTTGGTGATGCAGGAGATGTCAaagcccccagagctgatgggcactccctgagagctgaggatgctgccaacagcagcagaggtggaggatccCACGGCGGTGTTCTgtggggaggagctgaggatggcgccgggcagggtcaccagcacagcaggcgGCTGAATGGCAACGtgggagctctggcactgcctgacacagcactcattgcagctgctggccagcgggcaggggccgcagggctggcagcaagggTCGCAGGGCTTGCAGCAGGACATGGCTTGGGCTCACAGGTGCACCtggcacagagggcagggagaagcaCAGAGTGAGGACTCATGAGAAGGAGCAGGGCACCCAAACACCCTGCAGCCAAGGCACCTCCAGGCCCCCACTGCACTGCCCAGCTCAAAGACCAGGAGCGTCCTCAGCCCAGTCCCAGCCTCTCTCTGTCTGCA harbors:
- the LOC135292451 gene encoding feather keratin Cos1-2-like, with the translated sequence MSCCKPCDPCCQPCGPCPLASSCNECCVRQCQSSHVAIQPPAVLVTLPGAILSSSPQNTAVGSSTSAAVGSILSSQGVPISSGGFDISCITNCFGGSRCRPC